The following coding sequences lie in one Microtus ochrogaster isolate Prairie Vole_2 chromosome 6, MicOch1.0, whole genome shotgun sequence genomic window:
- the Spata46 gene encoding spermatogenesis-associated protein 46 — translation MDSWAVLPIPSPPEVSQPSSRWSTGLLRLWLPVCLLSLTASRHFNLPSAPNSDPALSFADLRDSQNGEQLRRNCTIYRPWFSPYSYFVCTDKESHLEAYGFPEVDWEEGRGDTCFIEDVTESVCSSSSSQEKTFPREANRKSMRGLESITSQDILMASKWHPAQQNGYKCAACCRMYPTLHSLKSHIKGGFKEGFSCKVYYRKLKAFWGKEQKARPGDRLSLGSC, via the coding sequence ATGGATTCTTGGGCTGTTCTTCCCATCCCCTCACCACCTGAGGTCTCTCAGCCATCATCAAGGTGGAGCACAGGTCTCCTGAGGTTGtggctgcctgtctgtctgctttctctgACTGCCTCCAGACACTTCAATCTTCCCTCAGCCCCAAACTCAGACCCTGCCCTTTCCTTTGCAGACTTGAGGGACAGCCAGAATGGGGAGCAGCTGAGGCGAAACTGCACCATCTACCGGCCCTGGTTTTCTCCTTACAGCTACTTCGTATGCACAGATAAAGAGAGCCACTTGGAGGCCTATGGGTTCCCAGAGGTGGActgggaagagggcagaggggaCACCTGCTTTATTGAGGATGTGACTGAGAGTGTctgctcatcttcctcctcccaagaGAAGACATTCCCCAGGGAGGCCAACAGGAAATCCATGCGTGGGTTGGAGTCTATTACATCCCAGGATATCCTAATGGCTTCCAAGTGGCACCCGGCCCAACAGAATGGCTACAAGTGTGCAGCCTGCTGCCGCATGTACCCCACTTTGCACTCCCTCAAGAGCCACATCAAGGGGGGCTTCAAGGAGGGTTTCAGCTGCAAGGTGTACTACCGCAAGCTTAAAGCTTTCTGGGGCAAGGAGCAGAAGGCCCGGCCAGGAGACAGGCTCTCCTTGGGTAGTTGCTAG